One window of the Corynebacterium glutamicum ATCC 13032 genome contains the following:
- a CDS encoding HNH endonuclease signature motif containing protein: MQEIHTIMKHMDALIADPSAAAFKATLPFAELLEKLHNKKALFDAALAKSAERADAGRIIGKTSHIDALAYLLDISKSEAFRRTKRAEEHYGNPSPEPSSEELAKETPEEKLAREEKEKQDLAEQAEANRIAREHGISAEKQDTIRYELEKLNDNTSLSRASLRKLAMQEATSRTPEDLRNWTRNKVIRINPTAKDPLAAVKKRSLSIGRQDHDGGAKASLYLDAKGLALLKSLMSKAKPGHLLEDSLAEDKRTKPQRQYDAFADILHRAHSDLLPARSGVGTILVSLSAKDVTNLKASGPDHRYPTSTGIKLTPLEILRLGAAKYDFVTVLDSESGRPLHLARTQRTASLYQRLALFASELVCTREGCDSPFEDNEIHHIRSWLDGGPTDIENITNICPHDHGNNNDQRDGKDNMGHMNIDPTTGRVGYQPADRRKPMRFNNTAAAAESGGAQART; encoded by the coding sequence ATGCAAGAAATCCACACCATCATGAAACACATGGACGCGCTCATCGCCGACCCGTCCGCCGCCGCATTCAAAGCAACACTCCCCTTCGCCGAACTCCTCGAAAAGCTCCACAACAAAAAAGCGCTTTTCGACGCCGCCCTCGCCAAATCCGCCGAGCGCGCCGATGCCGGACGCATCATCGGAAAAACCTCCCACATCGATGCCCTCGCGTACCTTCTCGACATCTCCAAATCCGAAGCATTCCGACGCACAAAACGCGCCGAAGAACACTACGGCAACCCAAGCCCGGAACCCAGTTCAGAAGAACTCGCGAAAGAAACCCCCGAAGAGAAGCTAGCCAGAGAAGAAAAAGAGAAACAAGACCTAGCCGAACAAGCAGAAGCCAACCGCATCGCCCGCGAACACGGCATCTCCGCCGAAAAACAAGACACCATCCGCTACGAACTAGAAAAACTCAACGACAACACATCCCTATCCCGAGCCTCACTCCGCAAACTAGCAATGCAGGAAGCCACCAGCCGAACCCCCGAAGACCTACGCAACTGGACCCGCAACAAAGTTATCCGCATAAACCCCACCGCCAAAGACCCACTCGCCGCAGTAAAGAAACGCTCCTTAAGCATCGGACGCCAAGACCACGACGGCGGAGCCAAAGCATCCCTCTATTTAGATGCCAAAGGTCTAGCCCTGCTCAAATCACTGATGTCTAAAGCCAAGCCGGGGCATTTGCTTGAAGACTCTTTGGCGGAGGATAAACGTACGAAACCGCAACGCCAATACGATGCCTTCGCCGACATCCTCCACCGCGCACACAGCGATCTCCTCCCCGCACGATCCGGAGTGGGCACCATCCTCGTCTCCCTCTCCGCCAAAGACGTAACAAACCTCAAAGCATCGGGCCCCGACCACCGCTACCCCACCAGCACCGGCATAAAACTCACACCGCTTGAGATCCTGCGACTCGGTGCAGCCAAATATGACTTCGTGACCGTCCTCGACTCCGAATCCGGCCGTCCGCTGCACCTGGCACGCACTCAACGCACCGCCAGCCTGTATCAACGCCTAGCCCTCTTCGCCTCCGAACTCGTCTGCACCCGCGAAGGCTGCGACTCCCCCTTCGAAGACAACGAAATACACCACATCAGATCCTGGCTAGACGGCGGCCCCACAGACATAGAAAACATCACCAACATCTGCCCCCACGACCACGGAAACAACAACGACCAACGCGACGGCAAAGACAACATGGGGCACATGAACATAGATCCCACAACCGGGCGCGTCGGATATCAACCCGCCGACCGCCGAAAACCCATGCGGTTTAACAACACCGCAGCCGCAGCAGAATCAGGAGGAGCACAGGCCAGGACCTAA
- a CDS encoding DUF732 domain-containing protein, with the protein MKRIYATLASGLLCLSLAACGGVTVEGDDSPSTTAAPTESSAGSSSTARSTERSSQASQSNGSGGSTARDGAAEEIDGLPEVTVERSAEAQAFLDALKDEKIDISGVEDQLIATARNYCSSENKDQNVTVDAVAGQLIVQGRTSVKEDQAAEISTLLKESADRTYC; encoded by the coding sequence GTGAAGCGCATCTACGCAACTCTCGCTTCCGGACTTTTGTGCCTGAGCCTTGCTGCTTGTGGGGGAGTCACTGTTGAAGGAGATGATTCTCCCTCGACAACGGCAGCCCCAACAGAAAGCAGCGCTGGGTCAAGCAGCACCGCAAGGTCGACCGAACGCAGCAGTCAGGCGTCGCAAAGCAATGGAAGCGGCGGAAGCACAGCCCGGGACGGGGCAGCCGAGGAAATCGACGGCCTGCCCGAGGTGACCGTGGAACGCAGCGCTGAGGCGCAAGCGTTCCTGGATGCGCTGAAAGATGAAAAAATCGACATCTCCGGCGTGGAGGACCAGTTGATTGCGACTGCGCGAAATTACTGCAGTTCGGAAAACAAGGACCAAAACGTCACTGTCGATGCGGTTGCAGGCCAGCTCATCGTGCAGGGACGCACCAGCGTGAAGGAAGATCAAGCAGCGGAAATTTCTACGCTGCTGAAGGAATCTGCGGATCGGACGTATTGTTAA
- a CDS encoding decaprenyl-phosphate phosphoribosyltransferase, which yields MSEHAAEHHRDTQNFLTSEPHTTAIEDNKKRQPPKNLADGMIKALRPKQWVKNVLVLAAPLAAGADAIFNQRTIIDVAIAFVVFCFGASAIYLVNDARDVEADREHPTKRFRPIAAGVLPVGMAYGMAVALIALSIGLSFLATDGVALACVIGVYIALQLGYCFGWKHMPVIDIALVSSGFMLRAMAGGVAAGIELSQWFLLVAAFGSLFMASGKRYAEILLHERTGAKIRKSLESYTPTYLRFVWTMAATAVVMSYALWGFDLSQHSTDAGPWYQISMVPFTIAILRYAAGVDTGDGGAPDEVALSDKVLQVLALAWVFCIVMAVYIMPMF from the coding sequence GTGAGCGAACACGCCGCTGAACATCACCGCGATACCCAAAATTTCTTAACCTCCGAACCGCACACCACGGCAATCGAAGACAACAAGAAGCGCCAACCGCCGAAAAACCTTGCTGACGGCATGATCAAGGCGCTGCGCCCCAAGCAGTGGGTCAAGAACGTTCTTGTGCTAGCAGCACCACTTGCTGCTGGTGCAGATGCGATCTTCAACCAGCGCACGATCATCGACGTTGCTATCGCATTCGTAGTGTTCTGCTTCGGTGCATCAGCCATTTACTTGGTTAATGATGCCCGTGACGTGGAAGCTGACCGCGAGCACCCAACCAAGCGTTTCCGCCCCATCGCTGCAGGAGTCCTGCCAGTAGGAATGGCATACGGCATGGCCGTGGCGCTCATTGCACTATCCATCGGACTGTCTTTCCTCGCCACCGACGGCGTGGCACTTGCCTGCGTGATTGGCGTGTACATTGCGCTGCAGCTGGGATACTGCTTCGGTTGGAAGCACATGCCAGTGATCGATATTGCGCTTGTCTCCTCCGGATTCATGCTCCGCGCAATGGCAGGTGGTGTCGCAGCAGGCATCGAGCTATCCCAGTGGTTCCTGCTAGTCGCTGCGTTTGGTTCCCTGTTCATGGCATCTGGAAAGCGCTACGCAGAAATCCTTCTGCACGAGCGCACCGGCGCTAAGATCCGCAAGTCCCTGGAAAGCTACACCCCCACCTACCTGCGCTTCGTTTGGACCATGGCAGCAACAGCAGTGGTCATGTCCTACGCACTGTGGGGCTTCGACCTTTCCCAACACTCCACCGACGCAGGTCCGTGGTACCAAATCTCCATGGTTCCATTCACCATCGCCATCCTGCGCTACGCAGCCGGCGTAGACACCGGCGACGGCGGTGCCCCTGACGAAGTGGCACTCAGCGACAAAGTTCTGCAGGTACTAGCCCTAGCATGGGTTTTCTGCATCGTGATGGCTGTGTACATCATGCCGATGTTTTGA
- a CDS encoding glycosyltransferase, whose protein sequence is MSATNLAVEQLQRVLLPRRGEPADVRSLYLLEAESNKERLEWEDRFSVSVPAGAEVSFQTYFNAFPASYWRRWSQLDSVVLKLKVSGEARVDLYRSKIDGARIGITGSVVKDDFIEFEVSLAPFEDGGWIWFDLTAETDATVEEAGWYAPHAPKAQIMPDGSEVGPFEARATVGIPTFNRPADAVAALEALASDPAVDAVIDTVIMPDQGNKHPADEPGYKAAVEHFGDRFFEFRQGNLGGSGGYSRIMFEALGGVDGKGEAGAAKSPYILYMDDDIAIEPDSVLRALQVARYAKSPILVGGQMLNLQERSHLHTMGEVVGGHDFMWTAAPHVHYDHDFSAHPLHDRGKFDDKPDAPNSRDLHRRIDVDFNGWWMCMIPRVVAEQIGQPLPLFIKWDDAEYGLRARKAGFPTATWPGIAIWHMAWSDKDDAIDWQAYFHLRNRLVVAAMYHQGSVDGIVRSMQKATFKHLLCLEYSTVAIQNEAMKDFLAGPDQLFSILDTSLPRIAAIRKTYPDAVVLPSATELPRATGAPGVPTKDIGGRLAPIKKAMWLAKGLKHSLSKEDASHHEVPQANFAPIEARWFSLSRVDGATVTTADGRGVVYRKRDRDKAKELGKEARALQKQVAERFDELSRAYRNAHPELVSREAWGKVFDEQ, encoded by the coding sequence ATGAGCGCAACAAACCTGGCGGTTGAGCAGCTACAGCGAGTGCTCCTGCCGAGGCGCGGCGAGCCAGCAGATGTCAGGTCGTTGTACCTGTTGGAAGCAGAAAGTAATAAGGAACGCCTGGAATGGGAAGATCGTTTTAGCGTTTCCGTCCCCGCTGGCGCCGAGGTGTCTTTTCAGACCTACTTCAATGCATTTCCTGCAAGCTACTGGCGTCGCTGGTCACAGCTAGATTCTGTCGTACTGAAACTGAAAGTTTCCGGCGAAGCGCGCGTCGACCTCTACCGATCCAAGATCGATGGAGCACGCATCGGAATTACCGGTTCCGTAGTCAAAGATGACTTCATCGAATTTGAAGTTTCATTAGCCCCATTCGAAGACGGCGGCTGGATCTGGTTCGACCTCACCGCTGAAACCGACGCAACCGTCGAAGAAGCAGGCTGGTACGCTCCACACGCGCCAAAAGCCCAGATCATGCCAGATGGATCTGAAGTCGGCCCATTTGAAGCCCGTGCAACCGTCGGAATCCCGACCTTCAACCGCCCAGCTGATGCAGTTGCAGCACTGGAAGCACTTGCCTCCGACCCAGCAGTTGACGCCGTCATTGATACCGTCATCATGCCTGATCAAGGCAACAAGCACCCTGCCGACGAGCCAGGTTACAAGGCAGCTGTTGAGCACTTCGGCGACCGCTTCTTCGAATTCCGCCAGGGCAACCTCGGCGGATCCGGCGGTTACTCCCGCATCATGTTCGAAGCCCTTGGCGGAGTCGACGGCAAGGGCGAAGCAGGCGCTGCCAAGAGCCCATACATCCTGTACATGGATGACGACATTGCTATTGAGCCAGACTCAGTGCTGCGTGCGCTTCAGGTAGCCCGCTACGCAAAATCCCCCATCCTCGTTGGCGGACAAATGCTCAACCTGCAAGAGCGCAGCCACCTTCACACCATGGGCGAAGTAGTTGGCGGACACGACTTCATGTGGACCGCCGCACCACACGTGCACTACGACCACGACTTCTCTGCACACCCACTACATGATCGCGGTAAATTCGACGACAAGCCAGACGCACCAAACTCCCGCGACCTGCACCGCCGCATCGACGTTGACTTCAACGGCTGGTGGATGTGCATGATCCCACGCGTTGTCGCCGAACAGATCGGCCAACCACTCCCACTCTTTATCAAGTGGGACGACGCCGAATACGGTCTACGCGCACGCAAAGCTGGATTCCCCACAGCAACCTGGCCAGGAATCGCAATCTGGCACATGGCCTGGTCCGACAAAGACGACGCCATCGACTGGCAGGCCTACTTCCACCTCCGCAACCGCCTCGTGGTTGCCGCGATGTACCACCAAGGCAGCGTCGACGGCATTGTCCGATCGATGCAAAAAGCCACCTTCAAGCACCTGCTGTGCCTGGAATACTCCACCGTGGCAATCCAAAACGAAGCAATGAAGGACTTCCTTGCAGGACCAGATCAGCTCTTCTCGATCCTGGACACCTCACTACCTCGAATTGCAGCGATTCGCAAAACCTATCCAGACGCCGTTGTGCTGCCAAGCGCCACCGAACTGCCACGAGCAACCGGCGCGCCGGGTGTCCCAACCAAGGACATCGGTGGACGCCTGGCCCCAATCAAGAAGGCAATGTGGCTGGCTAAGGGCCTGAAGCACTCCCTGTCTAAGGAAGATGCCTCCCACCACGAGGTGCCACAGGCCAACTTCGCACCAATCGAAGCACGTTGGTTCAGCCTGTCCCGAGTCGATGGCGCAACAGTTACCACCGCGGATGGCCGCGGCGTGGTCTACCGCAAGCGCGACCGCGACAAAGCTAAAGAACTTGGCAAAGAAGCACGCGCACTGCAAAAGCAAGTAGCAGAGCGTTTCGACGAACTCAGTCGCGCCTACCGCAACGCTCATCCTGAGCTTGTGAGCCGTGAAGCCTGGGGAAAGGTCTTCGATGAGCAATAA
- a CDS encoding phosphatase PAP2 family protein, translating into MSNKEVQILVAIQDQLMDAPGVLPTARGLSLLGEHAAGWLALGAGGAVVDKKRRRSWAGLFIAALGSHAASVIIKRVVRRARPHDPAIRIGVGTPSKLSFPSSHATSTTATMVYLARITKSPVPLLGIPIMVLSRMVLGVHYPTDVLAGALLGAATAEAVHKIERATK; encoded by the coding sequence ATGAGCAATAAGGAAGTACAGATTCTGGTAGCAATCCAGGATCAACTCATGGATGCCCCAGGAGTACTGCCCACCGCACGAGGACTCAGCCTGCTCGGCGAACATGCTGCAGGCTGGCTGGCACTCGGCGCTGGCGGTGCTGTTGTGGACAAAAAACGTCGCCGCTCCTGGGCTGGACTCTTCATCGCTGCACTGGGAAGCCACGCAGCATCAGTGATCATCAAACGAGTTGTCCGCCGCGCTCGGCCACATGACCCAGCCATCAGGATTGGTGTGGGCACCCCCTCAAAGCTAAGCTTTCCTTCTTCACATGCGACCTCGACAACCGCAACTATGGTTTATCTTGCGCGCATCACCAAGTCACCAGTGCCACTGCTAGGAATCCCCATCATGGTGCTATCACGCATGGTGCTTGGCGTGCATTACCCAACCGATGTGCTAGCCGGCGCGTTGTTGGGAGCAGCGACCGCAGAGGCCGTCCATAAGATCGAAAGGGCTACGAAGTGA
- a CDS encoding alpha/beta hydrolase, which yields MSVFTRAGEASRKLVALVVALATAAALMVVGQGTAQAANRDWLRADNSGYCDWDAVGFWVQRCDVWSPAMGRNIPVQIQPAGRGGNAGLYLLDGMRATEYSNAWLVDTNAARLYAPNNITLVMPVGGAGSFYADWNSQASLSSSDPVIYMWETFLTQELPAYLEQNFGVARNNNSIGGLSMGGTAALNLAAKHPDQFRQAMSWSGYLNTTAPGMQTLLRLAMLDTGGFNVNAMYGSIINPRRFENDPFWNMGGLANTDVYISAASGLWSPQDDGVRVDHRLTGSVLEFVAMTSTRIWEAKARLQGLNPTADYPMYGIHGWAQFNSQLERTQGRVLDVMNAW from the coding sequence ATGTCCGTATTTACACGAGCTGGCGAGGCAAGCCGTAAGCTCGTCGCCCTTGTAGTGGCTCTTGCCACCGCGGCAGCCCTCATGGTTGTTGGACAAGGCACCGCACAAGCTGCAAACCGTGACTGGTTGCGCGCAGATAACTCTGGTTACTGTGACTGGGATGCTGTGGGCTTCTGGGTTCAGCGCTGTGATGTTTGGTCGCCTGCAATGGGCCGCAACATTCCTGTCCAGATCCAGCCTGCAGGGCGTGGCGGAAACGCTGGCCTGTACCTGCTCGATGGTATGCGCGCTACTGAGTACTCAAACGCATGGCTCGTGGATACCAACGCTGCGCGCCTCTACGCACCAAACAACATCACCCTCGTGATGCCAGTTGGTGGCGCAGGTTCCTTCTATGCTGACTGGAACTCCCAGGCATCTCTTTCCTCCTCCGATCCTGTCATCTACATGTGGGAGACTTTCCTTACCCAGGAATTGCCTGCATACCTTGAGCAGAACTTCGGCGTTGCGCGAAACAACAACTCCATTGGTGGCCTGTCCATGGGCGGAACTGCCGCGCTGAACCTCGCAGCAAAGCACCCAGATCAGTTCCGCCAGGCTATGTCTTGGTCCGGCTACTTGAACACCACTGCACCAGGCATGCAAACCCTGCTGCGTCTGGCCATGCTGGACACCGGTGGATTCAACGTCAACGCAATGTATGGCTCAATCATTAACCCACGTCGTTTTGAAAACGACCCATTCTGGAACATGGGCGGCTTGGCTAACACCGACGTCTACATCTCTGCAGCTTCCGGCCTGTGGAGCCCTCAGGATGATGGAGTTCGCGTAGACCACCGCCTCACTGGTTCTGTGCTTGAATTCGTGGCAATGACATCCACCAGGATTTGGGAAGCAAAGGCAAGGCTTCAGGGTCTGAACCCAACTGCGGATTACCCAATGTATGGCATTCACGGCTGGGCTCAGTTCAACTCCCAGCTGGAGAGAACTCAGGGTCGTGTTCTAGACGTCATGAACGCCTGGTAG
- a CDS encoding alpha/beta hydrolase-fold protein, which produces MRDTAFRSIKAKAQAKRRSLWIAAGAVPTAIALTMSLAPMASAQSSNLSSDAVIGSIAQGVTDGLTDYLKPRVEELPAGEVTYPEIAGLPDGVRVISAEWATSKHVILTIQSAAMPERPIKVQLLLPRDWYSSPNREFPEIWALDGLRAIEEQSGWTIETNIEQYYADKNAIVVLPVGGESSFYSDWEGPNNGKNYQWETFLTQELAPILDKGFRSNTDRAITGISMGGTAAVNIATHHPDMFKFVGSFSGYLDTTSAGMPIAISAALADAGGYDANAMWGPVGSERWQENDPKSNVDKLKGKTIYVSSGNGADDFGKEGSVAIGPANAAGVGLEVISRMTSQTFVDRASQAGVEVVASFRPSGVHSWEYWQFEMTQAFPHIANALGMSTEDRGVECAPVGAIADAVADGAMGTCLTNEYDVTGGKAQDFANGRAYWSANTGAFGLVGRINARYSELGGPASWLGYPTSSELKTPDGRGRFVTFEHGSIYWTATTGPWEIPGDMLAAWGTQDYEKGSLGYPTGAAVEYNGGLRQQFEGGYVFRTSNNQSYWVRGEISKKYAEDGIFAQLGFPTGNEKLINGGAFQEFEKGNIYWSASTGAHVILHGDIFDAWGAKGWEQGEYGFPTSDQTAITAGGQTIDFQNGTIRQVNGRIEESR; this is translated from the coding sequence ATGCGCGACACCGCATTTCGTTCCATCAAGGCTAAAGCTCAGGCTAAGCGCCGTTCCCTCTGGATTGCAGCAGGCGCTGTCCCAACCGCAATTGCGTTGACTATGTCCCTGGCACCTATGGCTTCGGCTCAGTCCAGCAACCTTTCCTCTGATGCCGTTATTGGCAGCATCGCGCAGGGCGTCACCGATGGCCTGACTGACTACCTGAAGCCTCGCGTCGAAGAGCTTCCTGCTGGTGAAGTCACCTACCCAGAGATCGCCGGGCTGCCTGATGGTGTGCGCGTGATCAGCGCTGAGTGGGCAACCTCCAAGCATGTCATTTTGACTATTCAGTCTGCAGCAATGCCAGAGCGCCCAATCAAGGTGCAGCTGCTGCTTCCGCGTGACTGGTACTCTTCCCCGAACCGTGAGTTCCCTGAAATCTGGGCACTTGACGGTCTGCGCGCGATTGAAGAGCAGAGTGGTTGGACCATTGAGACCAACATTGAGCAGTACTACGCCGATAAGAACGCCATTGTTGTGCTCCCTGTCGGTGGCGAGAGCTCCTTCTACTCTGACTGGGAAGGGCCAAACAACGGCAAGAACTACCAGTGGGAGACCTTCCTGACTCAGGAGCTCGCACCGATCCTGGACAAGGGTTTCCGTTCTAACACCGATCGCGCCATCACCGGTATCTCCATGGGCGGTACCGCTGCGGTTAACATCGCAACCCACCACCCAGACATGTTTAAGTTCGTCGGTTCCTTCTCCGGCTATCTGGACACCACCTCCGCTGGCATGCCAATCGCTATTTCCGCAGCCCTGGCAGACGCCGGCGGATACGATGCCAACGCAATGTGGGGACCAGTCGGTTCTGAGCGCTGGCAGGAAAACGATCCAAAGAGCAACGTAGACAAGCTCAAGGGCAAGACCATCTACGTTTCCTCTGGTAACGGTGCAGATGACTTCGGTAAGGAAGGCTCTGTAGCTATTGGACCTGCAAACGCAGCAGGTGTCGGTCTGGAAGTTATCTCCCGTATGACTTCCCAGACCTTCGTCGATCGTGCAAGCCAGGCTGGCGTGGAAGTTGTTGCTAGCTTCCGTCCATCCGGCGTGCACTCATGGGAATACTGGCAGTTCGAGATGACTCAGGCGTTCCCTCACATCGCTAACGCTCTTGGCATGTCCACTGAGGACCGTGGCGTTGAGTGTGCACCTGTCGGCGCAATCGCTGACGCTGTTGCGGATGGCGCGATGGGCACCTGCCTGACCAACGAATACGATGTTACCGGCGGTAAGGCCCAGGACTTCGCTAACGGTCGCGCATACTGGTCTGCAAACACTGGCGCTTTCGGCCTGGTTGGACGCATCAACGCTCGTTACTCTGAGCTGGGTGGACCTGCCTCCTGGTTGGGCTACCCAACCTCTTCTGAGTTGAAGACACCAGACGGACGTGGCCGCTTCGTCACCTTCGAGCACGGCTCCATCTACTGGACCGCCACCACTGGTCCTTGGGAAATCCCAGGCGATATGCTCGCCGCATGGGGCACCCAGGACTATGAGAAGGGCAGCCTCGGCTACCCAACCGGCGCTGCAGTTGAATACAACGGTGGCCTGCGCCAGCAGTTCGAAGGTGGCTACGTATTCCGTACCTCCAATAACCAGTCTTACTGGGTTCGCGGAGAAATCTCCAAGAAGTACGCCGAAGACGGAATCTTCGCTCAGCTTGGTTTCCCAACCGGCAATGAGAAGTTGATCAACGGTGGCGCTTTCCAGGAATTCGAAAAGGGCAACATCTACTGGTCCGCATCCACTGGCGCGCACGTGATTCTGCACGGCGACATCTTCGACGCATGGGGTGCTAAGGGCTGGGAGCAGGGCGAATACGGCTTCCCAACCTCTGACCAGACCGCAATCACCGCGGGTGGACAGACCATTGATTTCCAGAACGGCACCATCCGTCAGGTCAATGGCCGAATTGAGGAGTCTCGCTAA
- the aftB gene encoding beta-(1->2)-arabinofuranosyltransferase, whose protein sequence is MTFSPQRPEFETGKQPDPETEHAGDFFEETSSSAPRAASNGSSGPNYTLITTFLAALTAGIFAFWAGWTRKWISDDGLIVLRTVRNLLAGNGPVFNAGERVEANTSTLWQYCIYLVALVTDYRLEDIALWLALLFTTAASIIGVLGTAHLHRKRIAVLLPAGVIGYFSLSPARDFATSGLEWGLSLMWISIQWLLLVLWATSGKTSGKKASGAKTSNPIVNAGAITYALAFWSGLSWLVRPELAMYGGLTGVLLLLTAPRWRVVLGILVAALPLPAAYQIFRMGYYGLMVPHTAVAKSASDAVWGTGWEYVEDFTGPYNLWLGLALLLAAGALTVWKTDKHLAIPKGRLGLRTPGMAIALLVICALVHFLYVIRVGGDFMHGRMLLLPLFAILLPVSVIPVNVVDRGWQDLVALVLVFSTWVWSTVVFVQGHQWENTGQHVVDERDFWIDFTNRDEDHPPLYAEDFLTVDSMNDYAEVMRDQTLVNPTGQQLNILASSDPTTYSWITTPRVEGVEAGDLANLSPTVFHVNLGMTSMNAPLNVRVTDLIGLATPLAARQPRIEGGRIGHDKLMDLEWQVAESATPLAYTPGWLDTQKTYEARQALRHPELVHLFQTYREPMSYHRFVDNIKYALTTGRTLEISDNPEDLLKEFNPTPAEIQDGLETIAWPGEIKLDEPRGEPLYSSQ, encoded by the coding sequence ATGACGTTTAGCCCCCAGCGTCCGGAGTTTGAGACCGGTAAGCAGCCAGATCCAGAAACTGAACACGCAGGTGACTTCTTTGAAGAAACCTCAAGCAGTGCTCCTCGCGCCGCATCTAACGGTTCTTCTGGTCCGAACTACACCCTCATTACAACGTTTCTAGCGGCCCTTACTGCTGGCATCTTTGCTTTCTGGGCAGGCTGGACCCGCAAATGGATCAGCGACGACGGACTGATCGTCCTACGCACCGTCCGAAACCTCCTGGCTGGAAACGGGCCAGTATTCAACGCTGGCGAACGCGTCGAAGCCAACACATCTACTCTGTGGCAATACTGCATCTATCTGGTTGCCTTAGTAACTGACTATCGCCTCGAAGATATTGCTCTGTGGCTTGCGCTGCTGTTCACCACCGCAGCGTCCATCATCGGTGTCCTGGGTACCGCGCATCTCCACCGCAAACGCATTGCCGTATTGCTTCCTGCAGGCGTGATCGGCTACTTCAGCCTTTCCCCGGCGCGAGACTTTGCCACTTCCGGATTGGAGTGGGGCCTATCTTTGATGTGGATTTCCATCCAATGGCTGCTGCTGGTGTTGTGGGCGACTTCGGGCAAGACCTCGGGCAAGAAGGCTTCGGGCGCAAAAACTTCAAATCCTATCGTTAATGCCGGTGCAATAACCTATGCTTTGGCCTTTTGGTCAGGCTTGAGCTGGCTGGTTCGCCCAGAACTGGCGATGTATGGCGGTTTGACTGGAGTGTTGCTGCTGCTTACTGCGCCACGATGGCGGGTAGTTTTGGGGATCCTGGTGGCGGCTTTGCCTCTTCCAGCTGCGTACCAAATCTTCCGCATGGGTTATTACGGGCTGATGGTGCCGCACACGGCTGTAGCGAAATCAGCCTCAGATGCGGTGTGGGGGACTGGTTGGGAATATGTTGAGGATTTCACGGGGCCTTACAACCTGTGGCTCGGTTTGGCCTTGCTGTTGGCCGCAGGCGCGTTGACAGTGTGGAAAACTGACAAGCACTTAGCGATACCGAAGGGGCGGCTGGGGCTGCGCACTCCGGGTATGGCTATAGCGTTGCTGGTTATCTGTGCGCTCGTCCACTTCCTTTACGTTATCCGTGTTGGTGGCGACTTCATGCATGGACGCATGCTGCTCCTTCCACTTTTTGCCATTCTGCTGCCTGTTTCTGTCATTCCGGTCAATGTTGTTGATCGAGGTTGGCAGGATTTGGTTGCGCTGGTTCTCGTTTTCTCTACGTGGGTGTGGTCCACTGTGGTTTTTGTGCAGGGGCACCAATGGGAAAATACCGGCCAGCATGTGGTTGATGAGCGTGATTTTTGGATTGATTTCACCAACCGAGATGAAGATCATCCTCCGCTTTATGCAGAGGATTTCCTCACTGTTGATTCCATGAATGATTACGCAGAGGTTATGCGCGATCAGACGTTGGTTAATCCAACAGGCCAGCAACTCAATATTCTGGCCAGCAGTGACCCGACCACTTATTCGTGGATCACCACACCTCGCGTGGAGGGGGTTGAAGCCGGTGATTTGGCTAACCTCTCGCCAACTGTTTTCCATGTGAACCTCGGCATGACCTCCATGAACGCACCGCTCAACGTGCGTGTGACAGACCTGATTGGTTTGGCAACGCCACTGGCAGCCCGCCAGCCACGCATTGAAGGTGGTCGAATCGGCCACGATAAATTGATGGACTTGGAATGGCAGGTCGCGGAATCCGCCACTCCGCTGGCGTACACACCGGGTTGGTTGGATACTCAAAAGACTTATGAGGCCCGCCAGGCGCTACGCCACCCAGAATTGGTTCACCTTTTCCAGACTTACCGTGAGCCAATGTCCTACCACCGGTTTGTGGACAATATTAAATACGCACTCACTACCGGAAGAACACTGGAAATTTCAGATAATCCTGAAGATCTTTTGAAAGAATTTAACCCGACCCCTGCAGAGATTCAGGACGGGTTAGAAACTATTGCTTGGCCTGGGGAAATTAAACTTGATGAACCTCGCGGAGAACCTTTATATAGCTCTCAGTAA